The following are from one region of the Natronosporangium hydrolyticum genome:
- a CDS encoding carbohydrate ABC transporter permease: protein MVTIAAEQRANREFQRPRGPQPTRGYRVFQAVNAVILTMVVVVTLYPFANIIARSFSATSYIRTGQVNLWPRGFNLTTYGYVMSDSTFWINYRNTVIYTIVATLIAMVLTTCYAYVLSKKHLKGRSLLIFVAVFTMFFNGGLIPNYVLISSLGFRNTIWAIVLPNAISVFNLLVMKAFFESQPPDLEEAGSVDGLNTYGILLRVVLPLSKAVIATMVLFYSVTFWNSWFQAFLYLDRKELFPVTIYLRNLLAGSAATSDPGATSDVSLQTAANIQAVAIVLTALPIMFVYPFIQRYFVSGVMLGSVKG, encoded by the coding sequence ATGGTGACCATCGCCGCCGAACAACGCGCGAACCGCGAGTTTCAGCGCCCGCGCGGGCCGCAGCCGACCCGGGGTTACCGGGTCTTCCAGGCGGTCAACGCCGTCATCCTGACCATGGTCGTGGTGGTGACCCTCTACCCGTTCGCCAACATCATCGCCCGCTCGTTCAGCGCGACGAGCTACATCCGGACCGGGCAGGTCAACCTGTGGCCCCGGGGGTTCAACCTCACCACCTACGGCTACGTGATGTCCGACTCGACCTTCTGGATCAACTACCGCAACACGGTGATCTACACGATCGTCGCCACCCTGATCGCGATGGTGCTGACCACCTGCTACGCCTACGTGCTCTCGAAGAAGCACCTCAAGGGCCGGAGCCTGCTGATCTTCGTCGCGGTCTTCACCATGTTCTTCAACGGCGGCCTGATCCCCAACTACGTGCTCATCAGCAGCCTCGGATTCCGCAACACGATCTGGGCGATCGTCCTCCCGAACGCGATCAGCGTCTTCAACCTGCTGGTGATGAAGGCCTTCTTCGAGAGCCAACCCCCCGATCTGGAAGAGGCGGGCTCGGTCGACGGGCTCAACACCTACGGCATCCTGCTCCGGGTGGTGCTGCCACTGTCCAAGGCGGTGATCGCGACGATGGTGCTCTTCTACTCGGTGACCTTCTGGAACTCCTGGTTCCAGGCCTTCCTGTATTTAGATCGCAAAGAACTCTTCCCGGTCACGATCTATCTCCGAAATCTGCTCGCCGGGTCCGCCGCCACCTCCGACCCCGGCGCCACAAGCGATGTCTCCCTCCAGACCGCGGCGAACATCCAGGCGGTCGCTATCGTCCTCACCGCCTTGCCGATCATGTTTGTCTATCCCTTCATCCAGCGCTACTTCGTCTCCGGCGTGATGCTCGGCTCCGTCAAGGGTTAG
- a CDS encoding extracellular solute-binding protein, with the protein MKRYLSRRRVSRRSLLAGAGAVTAGSLLAACSSNGGSGSSDLSEHQVGAMDDYGVGDQFRASEPVEFSILMQDHPGYPHDPDWLFWSELAERTNVTLENVIVPLADYNERRGVMIAGGDAPMILPRTYPPDEEQFIAGGAILPVSDYFDLMPHFQEKVARWNLDADLDTRRQDDGKIYVLPGLHENVWIDYSLAMRTDILDELDLDEPTTWDEVADVLREMRRAYPDRYPFSDRWSTPPQPGANNLLAMVSDGFGTYAGWAWQPTYFDRNANRFVFPAAMDEYRQVLEYLNMLVREELIDPESFTQSDDEAIEKFASGRSFVISANAQTVIEHREDLEGLAGATVRKVRRPRGPMGHLVHNDRLENGIMISSRARESENFVAMMQFIDWLWYSDEGKMFAKWGIEGETYTGSVEDGSFELADDVDWAGLNPDADQLLNADYGFFNGIFVYGGSTELLHSQFTEEEQEFQETLADIEGIAGPPRPLNPQEREQASLMETGLRDYTDQETLKFILGQRSFDEWDSFIEELRGRNMDQYLDIVNGAYERYQEEHG; encoded by the coding sequence ATGAAACGCTACCTATCCCGGCGTCGGGTCTCCCGGCGTAGCCTGCTCGCCGGCGCCGGCGCGGTCACCGCGGGAAGTCTGCTGGCGGCGTGCAGCAGCAACGGCGGATCCGGGAGCAGCGACCTGTCCGAACACCAGGTCGGCGCCATGGACGACTACGGGGTCGGTGACCAGTTCCGGGCAAGCGAGCCGGTCGAGTTCTCGATCCTGATGCAGGACCACCCCGGGTACCCGCACGACCCGGACTGGCTGTTCTGGTCGGAGCTGGCGGAACGCACGAACGTCACGTTGGAGAACGTCATCGTGCCGCTCGCCGACTACAACGAACGACGCGGGGTCATGATCGCCGGTGGCGACGCCCCGATGATCCTGCCCCGCACCTACCCTCCGGACGAGGAGCAATTCATCGCCGGCGGCGCCATCCTGCCGGTCAGTGACTACTTCGACCTGATGCCGCACTTCCAGGAGAAGGTCGCCCGGTGGAACCTCGACGCCGACCTCGACACCCGGCGGCAAGACGACGGCAAGATCTACGTCCTGCCCGGACTGCACGAGAACGTCTGGATCGACTACTCGCTGGCGATGCGCACCGACATCCTCGACGAACTCGACCTCGACGAACCCACCACCTGGGATGAGGTCGCCGATGTGCTGCGGGAGATGCGGCGGGCCTACCCGGACCGGTACCCGTTCTCCGACCGGTGGAGCACGCCGCCGCAGCCAGGAGCCAACAACCTGCTGGCGATGGTCAGCGACGGCTTCGGCACGTACGCGGGCTGGGCCTGGCAGCCCACCTACTTCGACCGTAACGCCAACCGGTTCGTCTTCCCGGCGGCGATGGACGAGTACCGGCAGGTGCTCGAGTACCTCAACATGCTGGTACGGGAGGAGCTGATCGACCCGGAGAGCTTCACCCAGAGCGACGATGAGGCGATCGAGAAGTTCGCCTCCGGCCGCTCCTTTGTGATCAGCGCCAACGCCCAGACGGTGATCGAACACCGGGAAGATCTGGAAGGTCTCGCCGGCGCCACCGTCCGCAAGGTACGGCGGCCCCGCGGGCCGATGGGCCACCTGGTCCACAACGATCGGTTGGAGAACGGCATCATGATCTCCTCGCGGGCGCGGGAGAGCGAGAACTTCGTCGCCATGATGCAGTTCATCGACTGGCTTTGGTATTCCGACGAGGGCAAGATGTTCGCCAAGTGGGGCATCGAGGGGGAGACCTACACCGGTAGCGTCGAGGACGGCTCCTTCGAACTCGCCGACGATGTCGACTGGGCCGGCCTCAACCCCGACGCGGACCAGCTACTCAACGCGGACTACGGCTTCTTCAACGGCATCTTCGTCTACGGCGGCAGCACCGAGCTACTCCACTCCCAGTTCACCGAGGAGGAGCAGGAGTTCCAGGAGACGCTCGCCGACATCGAAGGTATCGCCGGGCCGCCGCGGCCGCTCAACCCGCAGGAGCGGGAACAGGCGTCGCTGATGGAGACCGGGCTGCGGGACTACACCGATCAGGAGACCCTCAAGTTCATCCTCGGCCAGCGCTCCTTCGACGAGTGGGATTCGTTCATCGAGGAGCTGCGCGGCCGGAACATGGATCAGTACCTCGACATTGTCAA
- a CDS encoding ABC transporter permease, with translation MALAATPEPLKPRRDGSVYPEPPATPIRPRSHTWRRALRRDWQLYSLAVLPLVFFLIFRYLPMAGNVIAFRRYFPGGNLFGEEWVGLQYFMMFLNDPTFWRVFTNTLILGSLTLLFLFPAPIILALLLNEVRTRYLKRFVQTISYLPHFLSIVVVAGIIFQTLSIDGVVNQAIQATGNEPIPFLRQSEWFRTIYISSEMWQTLGWGTILYLAALTTIDPNLYEAARIDGANRWKQTWHVTLPGIRPTIVTLLVLNTGTFMAVGFEKILLIYNPLTYETADVIATYVYRVGVQSGFFSYAAAIGMFEALIGLILVFSVNAIARRTVGTSLW, from the coding sequence AGCAACGCCCGAGCCGCTGAAGCCGCGGCGCGACGGATCGGTCTACCCGGAGCCGCCTGCGACCCCAATCCGCCCGCGCAGCCACACCTGGCGGCGTGCGCTGCGTCGGGACTGGCAGCTCTACTCGCTGGCCGTGCTGCCGCTGGTCTTCTTCCTGATCTTCCGGTACCTCCCGATGGCCGGCAACGTGATCGCGTTTCGGCGCTACTTCCCCGGCGGCAACCTGTTCGGGGAAGAGTGGGTGGGGCTGCAGTACTTCATGATGTTCCTGAACGACCCCACGTTCTGGCGGGTCTTCACGAACACGCTCATCCTCGGGTCGCTCACGCTGCTCTTCCTCTTCCCCGCGCCGATCATCCTGGCGCTGCTGCTCAACGAGGTCCGGACCCGCTATCTCAAACGGTTCGTCCAGACCATCTCCTACCTGCCCCACTTCCTGTCGATCGTGGTCGTCGCCGGCATCATCTTCCAGACCCTGTCCATCGACGGGGTGGTGAACCAGGCGATCCAGGCGACCGGCAACGAACCCATCCCCTTCCTGCGGCAGTCGGAGTGGTTCCGGACCATCTACATCTCCTCGGAGATGTGGCAGACCCTCGGTTGGGGCACGATCCTCTACCTGGCGGCGCTGACCACCATCGACCCCAACCTCTATGAGGCGGCCCGGATCGACGGCGCCAACCGGTGGAAACAGACCTGGCATGTGACCCTGCCCGGGATCCGACCCACCATCGTCACCCTGCTGGTCCTCAACACCGGCACGTTCATGGCGGTCGGGTTCGAAAAGATCCTGCTGATATACAACCCGCTGACCTACGAGACGGCAGACGTCATCGCCACCTACGTCTACCGGGTCGGGGTCCAGAGCGGGTTCTTCAGTTACGCCGCGGCGATCGGCATGTTCGAAGCCCTGATCGGGCTGATCCTGGTGTTCTCGGTGAACGCCATCGCCCGCCGCACAGTGGGGACGAGCCTATGGTGA